A DNA window from Oryctolagus cuniculus chromosome 21, mOryCun1.1, whole genome shotgun sequence contains the following coding sequences:
- the SPRING1 gene encoding SREBP regulating gene protein isoform X2 gives MVNLAAMVWRRLLRKRWVLALVFGLSLVYFLSSTFKQEERAVRDRSLLQVQDHDQPIPWKVQFNLGNSSRPSNQCRNSIQGKHLITDELGYVCERKDLLVNGCCNVNVPSTKQYCCDGCLSNGCCSAYEYCVSCCLQPNKQLLLERFLNRAAVAFQNLFMAVEDHFELCLAKCRTSSQGSGSQSGTSSRLPPPGDI, from the exons ATGGTGAACCTGGCGGCCATGGTGTGGCGCCGGCTTCTGCGGAAGAGGTGGGTGCTCGCCCTCGTCTTCGGGCTCTCGCTCGTCTACTTCCTCAGCAGCACCTTCAAGCAG GAGGAGAGGGCAGTGAGAGATCGGAGTCTCCTCCAGGTTCAAGACCATGATCAGCCCATCCCATGGAAAGTGCAGTTCAACTTGGGCAATAGCAGCCGGCCAAGCAATCAGTGTCGGAACTCCATTCAGGGGAAGCACCTCATCACAGATGAGCTGG GGTACGTGTGTGAAAGGAAAGATCTGCTGGTGAATGGCTGCTGTAACGTCAACGTCCCCAGCACGAAGCAGTACTGTTGCGACGGCTGCTTGTCCAACGGCTGCTGCAGCGCCTACGAGTACTGCgtctcctgctgcctgcagcccaaCAAG CAACTTCTCCTGGAGCGCTTCCTCAACCGGGCGGCCGTGGCGTTCCAGAACCTCTTCATGGCAGTCGAGGATCACTTTGAATTGTGCTTGGCTAAATGCAGGACTTCATCCCAG GGCAGTGGTTCTCAGTCAGGAACAAGTTCCCGCCTCCCTCCACCAGGGGACATCTGA
- the SPRING1 gene encoding SREBP regulating gene protein isoform X1 has translation MVNLAAMVWRRLLRKRWVLALVFGLSLVYFLSSTFKQEERAVRDRSLLQVQDHDQPIPWKVQFNLGNSSRPSNQCRNSIQGKHLITDELGYVCERKDLLVNGCCNVNVPSTKQYCCDGCLSNGCCSAYEYCVSCCLQPNKQLLLERFLNRAAVAFQNLFMAVEDHFELCLAKCRTSSQSVQHENTYRDPIAKFCYGESPPELFPA, from the exons ATGGTGAACCTGGCGGCCATGGTGTGGCGCCGGCTTCTGCGGAAGAGGTGGGTGCTCGCCCTCGTCTTCGGGCTCTCGCTCGTCTACTTCCTCAGCAGCACCTTCAAGCAG GAGGAGAGGGCAGTGAGAGATCGGAGTCTCCTCCAGGTTCAAGACCATGATCAGCCCATCCCATGGAAAGTGCAGTTCAACTTGGGCAATAGCAGCCGGCCAAGCAATCAGTGTCGGAACTCCATTCAGGGGAAGCACCTCATCACAGATGAGCTGG GGTACGTGTGTGAAAGGAAAGATCTGCTGGTGAATGGCTGCTGTAACGTCAACGTCCCCAGCACGAAGCAGTACTGTTGCGACGGCTGCTTGTCCAACGGCTGCTGCAGCGCCTACGAGTACTGCgtctcctgctgcctgcagcccaaCAAG CAACTTCTCCTGGAGCGCTTCCTCAACCGGGCGGCCGTGGCGTTCCAGAACCTCTTCATGGCAGTCGAGGATCACTTTGAATTGTGCTTGGCTAAATGCAGGACTTCATCCCAG AGCGTGCAACATGAGAACACCTACAGGGATCCCATAGCAAAGTTCTGCTATGGCGAGAGCCCGCCCGAGCTGTTCCCTGCGTGA